The uncultured Methanomethylovorans sp. genome contains a region encoding:
- a CDS encoding ABC transporter permease yields the protein MSGWYTVAKWEFLRSGMKFSRRSVLAILFTLLLLAVVSYAVSLTGMNLDQKIYSVASSSPALNSIIASDDRFDVFPTDSQDADITIAEDRAYLSGTKKSIAAADALEKVFINYRETVLSSYNDINNSHPVWVTIHDLDRPESFQVLGSVTKNDDQYSDTENGNTDGFGEHYGNSVMGKRASTTISPEELEDLENTNSKTFFERQTIATPSNFNPPIPFTAILYSFLFIFPIYFVSQFYSSSIMEERTNRRCELLLVAPLRSRDIVLGKTMPYIFVATLLLSIISLYIKSPSDLHELGTALAMIAVILPVLLLFFSLSFIAAIFSRSFKELTFAMVFFSVIVSGYIFFPAMFANVHTVSSISPMTLIVNLIEKGDISFGKYVFSTLPFYLVALSLYSFGTAIFREEDLFSQKTIPEKVVDCIEIFLSSRWGSVFALSIVSIPFVYMAQLMLIVMLFNLPLPYSIIAMIILSALVEEIAKSIGIYTIMKRRLKPADLKTAGMLALLAGGGFFFGEKLVSVITLAPIASSAFGSVMTMGALLLIPLLLHVTTTAVTSLGMHFTGHRYYVFFLLVATAIHTMYNTYLLRGILFG from the coding sequence ATGTCAGGCTGGTATACAGTTGCTAAATGGGAATTTCTAAGATCTGGAATGAAGTTCAGCCGCAGGTCCGTGCTTGCGATCCTTTTCACATTACTGCTGCTTGCAGTTGTATCATATGCAGTATCTCTTACAGGCATGAACCTGGACCAAAAAATATACAGTGTTGCTTCCTCTTCACCAGCACTGAACAGTATCATAGCCAGCGATGACAGATTTGACGTATTTCCTACAGATAGCCAGGATGCAGACATAACAATTGCAGAGGACCGTGCATATCTTTCAGGAACAAAAAAATCAATTGCAGCTGCTGATGCCTTAGAGAAAGTGTTCATTAATTACAGAGAAACTGTCCTTTCATCATACAACGACATCAATAATAGCCACCCAGTATGGGTTACGATTCATGACCTTGACAGGCCTGAAAGTTTCCAGGTGCTTGGAAGCGTTACAAAGAATGATGATCAGTATTCTGATACTGAGAATGGAAATACCGATGGTTTCGGAGAGCATTACGGAAATTCAGTCATGGGTAAAAGAGCTTCAACAACTATTTCACCTGAAGAACTGGAAGATCTGGAAAATACCAACTCTAAGACATTTTTTGAGAGGCAGACCATTGCCACACCTTCAAATTTCAATCCACCTATACCTTTCACAGCAATACTCTACTCCTTCCTGTTTATATTTCCGATATACTTTGTATCTCAGTTCTATTCTTCCAGCATAATGGAGGAGAGAACGAACCGTAGATGTGAGCTGCTGCTTGTGGCACCACTCAGAAGCAGAGATATAGTGCTTGGGAAAACCATGCCGTATATATTCGTTGCCACGCTCTTGCTATCTATAATATCTCTTTACATAAAAAGTCCTTCAGATCTCCATGAATTGGGGACAGCCCTTGCAATGATAGCAGTGATACTTCCCGTATTGCTTCTGTTCTTTTCATTATCTTTCATAGCAGCCATATTTTCCCGCAGCTTCAAAGAACTGACATTTGCTATGGTATTCTTTTCGGTGATCGTTTCCGGATACATATTCTTCCCTGCAATGTTCGCAAATGTGCACACAGTAAGCTCGATATCACCAATGACACTTATAGTGAACCTGATAGAAAAAGGAGATATTAGTTTTGGAAAGTATGTATTCTCCACACTGCCCTTTTATCTCGTTGCATTGAGCCTCTATAGTTTTGGTACAGCCATTTTCAGAGAAGAAGATCTTTTCAGCCAGAAGACAATACCCGAAAAAGTTGTGGATTGTATAGAAATATTCCTGTCCTCGCGATGGGGGTCCGTATTTGCTCTTAGCATTGTATCGATTCCTTTCGTATATATGGCCCAACTAATGCTGATAGTTATGCTCTTCAACCTGCCTCTTCCTTACTCAATTATTGCAATGATAATACTCTCGGCCTTGGTGGAAGAAATAGCAAAATCCATAGGAATCTACACCATCATGAAAAGAAGGTTAAAACCAGCGGACCTGAAAACTGCAGGAATGCTTGCATTACTTGCAGGTGGTGGATTCTTCTTTGGAGAGAAACTCGTATCTGTGATAACTCTTGCACCCATAGCATCGTCAGCATTCGGATCAGTAATGACAATGGGCGCATTGCTCCTGATACCTCTATTATTACATGTAACAACCACTGCAGTCACTTCTTTGGGAATGCACTTTACCGGTCATCGATATTATGTATTTTTCCTTTTAGTGGCAACGGCGATACATACTATGTACAATACTTACCTGCTTAGGGGGATTCTTTTTGGATAA
- a CDS encoding ABC transporter permease, which produces MDKTKVYPKKIMSIARREYRGLLLEKTFMLSVLVQLFIASFSAFLVVGLTSFYDPMALQGMQMKESKIGVIGDSEGELFKLMKINDLEPVQYADFGDAYNDFYDRKIDAIINIPNETAEGHNLINLDIYLPRSELKATIVSLQLKKPLEKFEQSVRSVRTSRLDGYTPLEVQIIRGNKGSSSSKLEFIYVALLPLLMFTPAFISGGLVIDMITEEFERKTLELLLASPVSFLDIVGGKTLVATAIAPVQSIAWILLLSLNGIHIDNFIEILLIVTIVSLILVTSGSIIAVSCRERGTAQLFYSLILILLFMSSYLYTNSPLNLVSRLSLDSIRGLEAFTWTAGYMCLAVLLLWPLTKVVQKQHMKV; this is translated from the coding sequence TTGGATAAGACAAAAGTGTACCCGAAAAAGATAATGTCCATTGCCAGAAGGGAATACAGAGGTCTTTTGCTTGAAAAGACATTCATGCTTTCCGTACTTGTCCAGTTGTTCATTGCTTCCTTTTCTGCCTTCCTTGTTGTAGGCCTTACATCTTTCTATGACCCCATGGCCCTGCAAGGCATGCAAATGAAAGAATCAAAGATAGGAGTTATTGGAGACAGCGAAGGAGAGCTTTTCAAGTTAATGAAAATAAACGATCTGGAACCTGTCCAGTATGCAGATTTTGGAGATGCATATAATGATTTCTATGACAGGAAGATAGATGCTATCATAAACATACCTAATGAAACGGCTGAGGGCCATAATCTTATCAACCTAGATATATATCTTCCAAGGTCTGAACTGAAAGCAACTATTGTTTCTCTGCAGTTGAAAAAGCCACTTGAGAAATTCGAGCAAAGTGTAAGAAGTGTGAGAACTTCACGACTTGATGGCTACACACCTCTTGAAGTTCAGATTATCCGAGGGAACAAAGGTTCATCTTCCAGTAAACTGGAATTCATCTATGTAGCGCTTCTGCCATTACTTATGTTCACTCCTGCGTTCATATCAGGGGGACTTGTAATTGATATGATAACCGAGGAATTTGAACGCAAGACCCTGGAGTTGCTGCTTGCTTCTCCGGTATCATTCCTTGATATTGTAGGAGGAAAAACACTGGTAGCGACTGCCATTGCACCTGTGCAGTCTATTGCATGGATATTGCTGCTGAGCCTTAATGGGATACATATCGATAATTTTATTGAGATACTTCTTATAGTGACAATAGTGTCCCTGATATTGGTTACTTCAGGGAGTATTATAGCTGTATCGTGCAGAGAAAGAGGAACAGCCCAATTGTTCTATTCACTGATATTGATACTGCTGTTCATGTCATCATACCTGTACACTAATTCGCCTCTTAATCTTGTTTCAAGACTTTCACTTGACAGCATAAGAGGTCTGGAAGCTTTTACATGGACTGCAGGATACATGTGCCTTGCTGTCCTGCTACTGTGGCCGCTAACCAAGGTAGTACAAAAACAACATATGAAGGTCTGA
- the thyX gene encoding FAD-dependent thymidylate synthase, producing MGRTNVKVRLLEHTPNPENVVAMAAKLCYSNANIGELLEKIESNDQSNFINGLVAMGHMSPIEHISFTFGIEGVSRAFLAQITRHRIASFSVKSQRYTKAIGDGTGTFAYILPPQIEALGEDAVKKYDNQMRTMQVWYNEWVEALGNKGESSNEDARFVLPNAAETKMIVTFNARELLHVFSYRLCNRAQWEFRTVADAMLEEVRKVAPIIFSYAGPHCVHSVCLEGKKSCGKQAEIKAKYGKKE from the coding sequence ATGGGTAGAACAAACGTAAAAGTTCGTCTTCTGGAACACACGCCTAATCCGGAGAATGTCGTAGCCATGGCGGCTAAACTCTGCTACTCAAATGCAAATATAGGAGAACTGCTCGAAAAAATAGAATCAAACGATCAGTCCAATTTCATCAATGGTCTGGTTGCCATGGGACACATGTCTCCTATTGAGCATATCAGTTTCACTTTTGGCATTGAAGGTGTGTCAAGGGCATTCCTTGCCCAGATAACAAGGCACAGGATAGCTAGTTTTTCAGTCAAGAGCCAGCGATATACAAAGGCTATCGGAGACGGCACAGGAACATTCGCCTATATCCTTCCACCGCAAATTGAAGCATTAGGCGAGGATGCTGTTAAAAAATACGACAATCAGATGCGTACCATGCAGGTATGGTATAATGAATGGGTCGAAGCCCTTGGAAATAAAGGCGAATCGTCTAATGAGGACGCTCGTTTTGTTCTGCCAAATGCAGCCGAAACAAAGATGATTGTTACATTCAACGCCCGTGAATTATTACACGTATTTTCATATCGTCTCTGCAACCGTGCACAGTGGGAATTCAGAACAGTTGCCGACGCTATGCTCGAAGAAGTTCGAAAAGTAGCCCCCATTATATTTTCCTATGCCGGACCACATTGCGTTCACAGCGTATGTCTGGAAGGCAAAAAAAGCTGTGGTAAACAGGCTGAAATAAAAGCCAAATATGGAAAGAAAGAATAG
- the mgtA gene encoding magnesium-translocating P-type ATPase codes for MLQKLESTQKGLNSDQAQQRLSIYGANLLKPSKRSDSLTILLGQFRSPIILILLFAAGLSFFLHDPADALIIFIIVLISGLLGFWQEKGAANVFEKLVATVQIKSTVFRDGKETEVPIDSIVPGDIVVLNAGDIIPADCLILESRDLFVNEATLTGETFPVEKEAKVLEAGTPLGQRVNSLWMGTNVVSGSANVLVVRTGKETEFGEISERLKLRPDETEFEKGVMRFGYFLMEVTLLMVIAIFAINVYLARPILDSFLFSLALAVGLTPQLLPAIISVNLSHGAKRMAHRKVIVKRLSSIENLGSMNLLCCDKTGTLTSGILKVHSACDIDGYESDKVLLYAYLNAYYQTGFDNPIDQAIVAARQFDLVDYQKLDEVPYDFIRKRLSVLFTKDGAHHMVTKGAFENILEACSSAEVADGSIVEISEVRSELQQKFEEFSNKGLRTLGLAYRNLDSESVISKDSETEMTFLGFIFLFDPPKSNITETIKSMEQLGVELKLITGDNKLVAGNVGQQIGLSSSKIVTGAELRQMSDEALLEQANNVNIFAEIEPNQKERIILALRKNENVVGYIGDGINDASALHAADVGISVDSAVDVAKEAADIVLLEKDLGVLVEGVNEGRMTFANTQKYVFMATSANFGNMFSMAGISVFLPFLPLLPKQILLINLLTDLPEMTIATDSVDIEMVKFPRRWNVAFIRKFMLTFGFVSSVFDYLTFGVLILLLPGMTDQFRTGWFLESVVSASLIVLVIRSRKPFFKSKPGKYLSIATLLTIVTALLFPITPLAGLFGFEPLSFSTIFILGIIVFLYIITAEMIKRFFYSRVK; via the coding sequence ATGCTTCAAAAACTTGAATCAACACAAAAAGGCTTGAACAGTGATCAAGCTCAGCAGCGCCTATCGATTTATGGTGCCAACCTATTGAAGCCTTCAAAAAGGTCTGACTCATTAACGATCCTGCTTGGTCAATTCAGGAGTCCTATTATACTTATTCTTCTCTTTGCAGCTGGATTGTCGTTCTTCCTTCATGATCCAGCAGATGCTCTAATCATTTTTATTATTGTATTGATTAGCGGTCTTTTGGGCTTCTGGCAGGAAAAAGGTGCAGCAAACGTTTTTGAGAAATTGGTTGCTACAGTACAAATAAAATCTACTGTTTTTCGTGATGGGAAAGAAACTGAGGTTCCAATAGATAGTATAGTACCTGGCGATATTGTGGTCCTAAATGCTGGAGATATAATACCTGCTGACTGTCTTATACTGGAATCGAGAGATCTGTTTGTCAATGAAGCGACCCTTACAGGTGAAACTTTTCCAGTGGAAAAAGAGGCAAAGGTATTGGAAGCAGGAACTCCTCTTGGTCAACGTGTGAATTCACTATGGATGGGAACAAATGTAGTCAGTGGAAGTGCAAATGTGCTGGTTGTGCGCACTGGCAAGGAAACAGAGTTCGGCGAGATTTCAGAAAGACTGAAATTAAGGCCGGATGAAACTGAATTTGAAAAAGGTGTTATGAGATTTGGCTATTTCCTTATGGAAGTTACTCTTCTAATGGTTATAGCTATCTTTGCTATTAATGTTTATCTGGCACGTCCTATTCTGGATTCCTTTTTATTTTCACTAGCTCTTGCTGTGGGGCTGACTCCGCAATTATTACCGGCTATCATCAGCGTTAATCTTTCTCATGGAGCTAAGCGCATGGCCCATAGGAAGGTCATAGTCAAAAGACTTTCCTCCATTGAAAATTTGGGTAGTATGAACTTGCTATGTTGCGATAAGACTGGAACATTGACCTCAGGGATACTAAAAGTACACTCAGCTTGTGATATAGATGGCTATGAAAGTGACAAAGTTCTCTTATATGCTTATCTCAATGCTTATTATCAAACAGGTTTCGATAATCCTATTGATCAAGCCATCGTTGCTGCACGTCAGTTTGACCTTGTTGATTATCAGAAGCTTGATGAAGTGCCATATGATTTTATCCGTAAGCGTTTGAGTGTGCTATTCACAAAAGATGGTGCACATCATATGGTTACCAAAGGTGCATTTGAAAACATACTTGAAGCCTGTTCTTCGGCTGAAGTTGCTGATGGTAGCATCGTGGAAATATCTGAGGTCCGTAGTGAACTTCAACAAAAGTTTGAAGAATTTAGCAATAAGGGTTTGCGAACACTGGGTCTTGCTTATAGGAATTTGGATTCAGAGTCAGTTATTAGTAAAGACAGTGAAACTGAAATGACATTTTTGGGATTCATATTCCTTTTTGATCCACCAAAATCTAACATCACTGAAACTATTAAGAGCATGGAACAGCTTGGAGTTGAATTGAAGTTGATTACGGGGGACAATAAGCTGGTAGCAGGTAATGTCGGCCAGCAAATTGGATTATCAAGCTCTAAGATTGTTACTGGCGCTGAACTTCGGCAAATGAGCGATGAAGCCCTCCTTGAACAGGCCAATAATGTAAATATTTTTGCGGAGATAGAGCCTAATCAGAAAGAGCGTATAATTCTTGCTCTAAGGAAAAACGAAAATGTAGTGGGGTATATTGGTGATGGTATTAATGATGCCTCGGCACTCCATGCTGCAGATGTTGGAATATCCGTGGATAGTGCCGTTGATGTTGCGAAAGAAGCAGCCGATATTGTTCTTCTAGAAAAGGACCTTGGAGTCCTCGTTGAAGGTGTGAACGAAGGAAGGATGACTTTTGCCAACACTCAGAAATATGTCTTCATGGCCACAAGTGCAAATTTCGGGAATATGTTTAGCATGGCGGGTATATCCGTTTTTCTTCCTTTTTTACCTTTATTGCCAAAGCAGATCCTTCTCATCAATCTGTTAACCGATCTTCCTGAAATGACCATTGCTACTGATAGTGTAGATATTGAAATGGTAAAATTTCCACGGCGCTGGAACGTTGCTTTCATTCGTAAGTTCATGTTAACATTTGGTTTTGTAAGTTCGGTATTCGATTATCTTACTTTTGGCGTACTTATTTTGTTATTGCCGGGAATGACAGATCAGTTCAGAACAGGCTGGTTTTTAGAGTCAGTTGTTTCTGCCTCATTGATCGTGCTTGTTATTAGAAGTCGTAAGCCTTTCTTCAAAAGCAAACCAGGGAAATATCTGTCTATTGCCACACTTCTAACGATTGTAACTGCGTTGCTGTTCCCCATTACTCCCTTAGCGGGACTCTTTGGTTTTGAGCCACTATCTTTTTCCACTATATTTATTCTTGGAATTATTGTGTTCTTGTATATCATAACAGCAGAAATGATAAAGAGATTCTTTTATAGCAGGGTAAAATAA
- a CDS encoding magnesium transporter CorA family protein, translated as MLNIYKSMENEIVSLDKIEKGAWINLVNPTEEEILTISESLKIPVEHLKAALDEEERARIEVDEECTIVLISIPVASKDTSKKGIYYTIPLGVIINNENVVTVSLRENSVITRFLENKVKSFQPFKKTRFLLQILYRSSRDYLQYLRTIDKTSDVIESKLHKSLKNEELIQLLELEKSLVYFSTSLKGNEIVLEKIHKANLIKMYPDDIELLEDVIIENKQAIEMANIYSNILTGTMDAYASVISNNLNIVMKFLTSVTIIISIPTMVASFFGMNVDVPFENNPHAFLIIFMISTWVSVVLAVVMLRKKLF; from the coding sequence ATGCTTAATATTTACAAATCAATGGAAAACGAGATTGTTAGCCTCGATAAGATTGAGAAGGGAGCATGGATAAATCTTGTGAATCCCACTGAAGAAGAAATTCTCACTATATCTGAAAGTTTGAAAATCCCAGTCGAACATCTCAAAGCTGCTTTGGATGAAGAGGAGCGTGCCAGAATTGAAGTGGATGAAGAGTGTACCATTGTATTGATATCTATTCCTGTTGCAAGCAAAGACACATCAAAAAAAGGAATATATTATACAATCCCACTTGGAGTTATAATCAATAATGAGAATGTTGTCACTGTGTCTCTTAGAGAAAACTCCGTCATAACAAGATTTCTAGAGAATAAAGTCAAATCGTTTCAACCTTTCAAAAAAACACGATTCTTACTACAAATACTATATCGAAGTTCCAGAGATTACCTCCAATATCTAAGAACCATTGATAAAACAAGTGATGTTATCGAGAGCAAGCTGCATAAATCTCTAAAAAATGAGGAATTGATCCAACTGTTAGAGCTTGAAAAAAGTCTTGTTTATTTCTCTACATCATTAAAAGGTAATGAGATAGTCCTTGAGAAGATTCATAAAGCAAATCTTATCAAAATGTACCCGGATGATATCGAATTACTTGAAGATGTTATTATCGAAAATAAGCAGGCTATCGAAATGGCTAATATTTATAGTAACATCTTAACCGGAACAATGGATGCTTATGCATCAGTAATATCTAATAATCTAAATATAGTTATGAAGTTTCTAACATCTGTTACAATAATTATATCAATTCCAACGATGGTCGCGAGTTTTTTTGGTATGAATGTAGACGTTCCCTTCGAAAATAATCCCCACGCTTTTTTGATAATATTCATGATCTCGACATGGGTCTCGGTTGTATTAGCTGTGGTTATGTTGAGAAAAAAACTGTTCTAA
- a CDS encoding plastocyanin/azurin family copper-binding protein: MKRDVIVFILLICAFLAIGCTGQQPTAQANETPATPANSTTDGKVIEVSIQNFAFEPNSVKLSIGDTVKWPHLDSVPHTIKGADFISQSLNKDDSFSYTFTKTGTYDYECSIHPSMKGVVIVE; this comes from the coding sequence ATGAAAAGAGACGTAATTGTTTTCATACTTCTAATCTGTGCATTTCTGGCCATAGGGTGTACTGGACAGCAGCCTACGGCTCAGGCTAACGAGACACCTGCAACTCCAGCTAATTCAACGACTGACGGTAAGGTCATTGAAGTATCCATTCAGAATTTTGCTTTTGAACCAAATTCTGTTAAGCTCTCTATAGGAGATACAGTAAAGTGGCCACATCTCGATTCAGTACCACATACTATTAAAGGTGCAGATTTCATATCCCAGTCACTCAACAAGGATGATTCGTTCAGTTATACCTTTACCAAAACTGGAACATATGATTATGAATGCTCAATTCATCCTTCAATGAAAGGAGTTGTCATCGTAGAATAA
- a CDS encoding UDP-2,3-diacylglucosamine diphosphatase codes for MSIVVVSDVHLGMKGSKEKEFTEFIEYLTDRKIEHLVLLGDILETWRGDFTKVVMEFSVTLVTLNRMLENTQIHYIAGNHDFYLFRLNGLLNNNLFPFKVEKHVVIRSKEQEFFFFHGYQLEVLCNPFYRSMKTYEAFCEHMCLAGDNTGNAAEKLWELLLSKRSFWDSLKRFPSEPKSALMSMRQPPEIRIKNYQKYKIFRPIRELAGADTRHFLLPIHPEQYLIYGHTHEAYVDDEKKVANTGSWGFGEEKKCEYIEIVDDKVSLKEFN; via the coding sequence ATGTCAATCGTAGTTGTCTCAGATGTGCATTTGGGCATGAAGGGATCAAAAGAAAAGGAATTTACAGAATTCATAGAATACTTGACGGACAGGAAGATCGAACACCTTGTACTTCTGGGTGACATACTAGAGACATGGAGAGGAGATTTCACTAAAGTTGTAATGGAATTTTCGGTGACTCTGGTCACTTTGAACAGGATGCTGGAGAATACACAGATTCATTATATTGCAGGAAACCATGATTTCTACCTTTTTCGCCTTAATGGACTTTTAAATAATAACTTATTTCCCTTCAAAGTGGAAAAACATGTGGTGATCAGGAGCAAGGAACAGGAGTTCTTTTTCTTCCACGGATACCAGTTAGAAGTGCTGTGTAACCCTTTTTATAGATCTATGAAAACATACGAGGCATTCTGTGAGCACATGTGCCTTGCCGGAGATAACACGGGTAATGCTGCCGAAAAACTATGGGAACTGCTCCTGTCCAAACGCTCGTTCTGGGATAGCCTGAAGAGGTTCCCAAGTGAACCTAAGTCCGCACTCATGTCCATGAGACAGCCACCTGAAATAAGGATCAAGAACTACCAGAAATATAAAATCTTTAGACCGATCAGAGAACTTGCCGGCGCAGATACAAGACATTTCTTGTTACCCATACATCCTGAACAGTACCTGATATACGGACATACCCATGAGGCATACGTGGATGACGAAAAAAAGGTTGCAAATACAGGTAGCTGGGGTTTTGGAGAAGAAAAGAAATGCGAGTATATCGAGATAGTTGATGATAAGGTAAGTCTTAAAGAGTTCAATTAA
- a CDS encoding lysylphosphatidylglycerol synthase transmembrane domain-containing protein encodes MKKYNKWVISSILISILSIVLILVFTLDTTTTAVIKDIRPGYILAALVIHIFSFIIWGLRIKSMTGALGHKIGLLRSFEIVVSGTFVAALTPSSIGGEPLRIHFLMQDQMPVGKATAVILGERVLDAILMSLFQNFTHTFFQHNRKHAISNNPLKTTLRRSYLLANFLNPIFNHAKNRSIVPL; translated from the coding sequence ATGAAAAAATACAATAAATGGGTCATAAGTTCTATTTTGATTAGCATACTTTCGATAGTCCTTATCCTTGTTTTCACTCTGGATACTACAACAACTGCGGTTATAAAAGATATTAGGCCTGGCTACATATTAGCAGCACTTGTTATTCACATTTTTTCCTTCATAATCTGGGGTTTGCGCATAAAATCAATGACAGGTGCACTTGGACATAAAATCGGCCTTCTGAGATCTTTTGAAATTGTGGTCTCAGGCACCTTTGTTGCAGCCCTTACTCCTTCTTCCATAGGCGGGGAACCTTTAAGGATCCACTTCCTTATGCAGGATCAGATGCCAGTTGGGAAGGCTACTGCAGTTATTCTAGGCGAACGAGTACTTGATGCTATATTGATGAGCCTATTTCAAAACTTCACTCACACCTTTTTCCAACACAACAGGAAACATGCAATATCTAACAATCCTTTGAAAACCACATTAAGACGTTCATATCTACTTGCTAATTTTCTAAATCCCATCTTCAACCATGCAAAGAATCGTTCTATAGTTCCTCTGTAA
- a CDS encoding transposase produces the protein MEFRELSDDQWKFIKPHLPPQPITGRKRADDRKVINGILFVLITGCRWGDMPAIYGSQATAWRRLKRWSEEGIWNEIMESLRDSAYQKGKFSLDTVCIDSSFIETKKGEMTPRTTVTRKEKA, from the coding sequence ATGGAATTCAGAGAACTCTCTGATGATCAATGGAAGTTTATAAAGCCACACTTGCCACCACAACCAATTACCGGAAGAAAGAGAGCTGATGACCGTAAGGTCATCAATGGTATTCTCTTTGTTCTGATAACAGGTTGCAGATGGGGAGATATGCCAGCTATTTATGGTTCCCAGGCAACTGCCTGGAGAAGGCTGAAAAGGTGGTCAGAGGAAGGTATATGGAACGAGATAATGGAATCCCTTCGGGATTCCGCTTACCAGAAAGGTAAGTTCTCATTGGATACAGTGTGTATCGATAGCAGTTTCATTGAAACTAAAAAAGGGGAGATGACTCCTCGTACAACGGTCACAAGAAAAGAAAAGGCATAA
- a CDS encoding flippase-like domain-containing protein gives MWLYKLPLIIREFSEFHSYPHNNIQRNSIYSFDTGSIFLAVPFSLYLFRGILSNPRLDVVIVLGELISVVNLVLVIYALLKPRYVKLAIHYQVGWLIKHLNGRKIADKLEKVSKSIDREIDEFHKSIFLFFTEGHSGLFYGIVYTFIYWIIEFSSLPVVLLGLNQQPSVLICFAAQVLLLIIIVVPLTPGSSGVAEFAAISLFSVFMPVSILGIAVTAWRAFTFYTNIIVGGFVSFKLLKDTEIVRKFLR, from the coding sequence GTGTGGCTTTATAAACTTCCATTGATCATCAGAGAGTTCTCTGAATTCCATTCATATCCCCACAATAACATTCAGAGAAATAGTATTTATAGTTTTGATACAGGCTCGATCTTTTTAGCTGTTCCCTTTTCTTTATATCTATTCCGTGGTATACTGTCAAATCCCCGTCTGGATGTGGTTATAGTATTAGGAGAACTTATTTCAGTAGTTAATCTTGTACTCGTAATTTATGCATTACTGAAACCTCGTTATGTTAAACTTGCTATACATTATCAAGTGGGATGGTTGATTAAGCATCTTAATGGCAGAAAAATAGCAGACAAACTGGAAAAGGTATCTAAGTCAATTGACAGGGAAATTGATGAGTTTCATAAAAGCATATTTCTCTTTTTCACTGAAGGGCATTCAGGTTTGTTCTATGGAATTGTATATACTTTTATATACTGGATTATCGAATTTTCCTCTCTCCCAGTAGTCCTTCTGGGTCTCAATCAACAACCTTCCGTACTAATCTGTTTCGCAGCACAGGTACTGCTCCTTATTATCATAGTCGTACCTTTGACCCCAGGTTCAAGTGGAGTGGCCGAATTTGCCGCAATTTCTCTCTTTTCAGTCTTTATGCCGGTAAGTATTCTCGGAATTGCAGTGACAGCATGGAGAGCTTTTACTTTTTATACTAATATTATAGTAGGAGGATTTGTGAGTTTTAAATTGTTAAAAGATACGGAGATTGTACGCAAATTTCTAAGGTGA
- a CDS encoding LemA family protein: MYYFNRLNVLSNTIDNSWAQIDVQLKKRTDLVPNLVETVKGYAAHEKSIFEAVSDARARMMGAKTIDEKDQAGNMLAGTLKSLFAIAENYPELKANQNFLMLQEELSGIENKVAYARQHYNDSVLVFNNLVTTLPGSIFAGILGKKTKTYLEIEAKEREPVKVQF; the protein is encoded by the coding sequence GTGTATTATTTCAACAGACTTAATGTGCTTTCCAACACTATTGATAATTCATGGGCGCAGATTGATGTTCAGCTGAAGAAGAGGACTGACCTTGTGCCAAACCTTGTAGAAACTGTAAAGGGTTATGCGGCACATGAAAAATCAATTTTTGAGGCTGTATCTGATGCAAGAGCAAGGATGATGGGCGCAAAGACAATTGATGAAAAGGATCAAGCTGGAAATATGCTTGCTGGGACTCTTAAGTCACTTTTTGCAATAGCTGAGAATTATCCAGAACTTAAGGCAAACCAGAATTTCCTTATGCTTCAGGAAGAACTTTCTGGAATTGAGAACAAGGTTGCTTATGCGAGGCAGCACTATAATGACAGTGTGCTTGTTTTCAATAATCTTGTGACTACTCTACCAGGCTCGATTTTTGCTGGAATACTTGGTAAGAAGACAAAGACTTATCTTGAGATTGAGGCTAAGGAAAGAGAGCCTGTCAAGGTTCAGTTCTAA